A single Tachypleus tridentatus isolate NWPU-2018 chromosome 9, ASM421037v1, whole genome shotgun sequence DNA region contains:
- the LOC143226682 gene encoding uncharacterized protein LOC143226682, protein MHDELHTSREQLHFLHESHRLCHRLCPSPSNLNDIQSRPNSYISVTSSVSEGPIDFVDESEETTATVTDENLKESGDEENESEEEHQDCNLEGEDIGEIGQVEDEGYKDTEHLLYEKKGKQEYLGTKGKAKLEFSFENYTEKDVEHVEPLK, encoded by the exons ATGCATGACGAACTTCATACTTCAAGAGAGCAGCTTCATTTTCTTCATGAAAGTCATCGTCTTTGTCACAGATTATGCCCTTCTCCTAGCAACTTGAATGACATTCAATCTCGACCAAATAGCTACATCTCTGTAACTTCATCAGTATCTGAAGGACCAATAGACTTTGTAGATGAAAGTGAAGAAACAACAG CCACAGTAACAGATGAAAACCTCAAGGAGTCTGGAGATGAGGAAAATGAGTCAGAAGAAGAACATCAGGACTGTAATCTTGAAGGTGAAGACATTGGTGAAATCGGGCAAGTTGAAGATGAGGGATACAAAGACACTGAACACCTTTTGTatgaaaagaaaggaaaacaagaATATCTTGGGACTAAAGGAAAAGCCAAACTggaattttcttttgaaaattatacagaaaaagaTGTAGAACATGTTGAACCTTTGAAGTAA
- the LOC143226681 gene encoding uncharacterized protein LOC143226681: MSFLRWLKYITEASEAHKLRHGQSAKAQDSSTLLSKRTEDSLAKNKVMLVSLESSHSEVSNGVESTDTGETSDSSSHSVPNTEISSPKLPPTENHPQKGTSSVTPQKEAPSPCSSVEDSQEQQNLERVKVFHVPVKPQLIEPSEIKVSENVVLQVAERVLTPIEMLRRKDQQIAEALAEKQELISQIFQIPRKEFQYVAEMASELEGQKYLKELVLASIYQANQLTSVLNEGLRVSEDDMFNACSGEGEY; encoded by the exons atgtctttcctaag gTGGTTAAAGTATATCACAGAAGCCTCTGAAGCTCACAAACTGAGACATGGCCAATCAGCCAAAGCCCAGGATTCCTCCACATTGTTGTCTAAAAGAACAGAAGATTCTCTGGCAAAAAACAAAgt GATGCTTGTATCATTAGAATCTTCACATTCTGAAGTAAGCAATGGTGTGGAATCCACAGACACAGGAGAAACAAGTGATAGCAGCTCACATAGTGTTCCTAACACTGAAATATCTAGTCCCAAACTCCCACCAACAGAAAATCATCCACAGAAGGGTACTTCATCAGTCACACCACAGAAAGAAGCTCCTTCACCTTGTAGCTCAGTTGAAGATAGCCAAGAACAACAGAATCTTGAAAGAGTAAAAGTTTTTCATGTTCCAGTCAAACCTCAGCTGATAGAACCATCGGAGATTAAAGTGAGCGAAAATGTGGTTCTTCAAGTTGCAGAACGTGTACTTACTCCAATAG aaatgttacGTCGCAAAGATCAACAAATTGCAGAAGCTTTGGCAGAAAAGCAAGAACTCATTTCCCAGATTTTTCAGATTCCAAGAAAAGAATTTCAGTATGTTGCTGAG ATGGCAAGTGAACTTGAGggtcaaaaatatttgaaagaactAGTTCTAGCATCCATTTACCAAG CTAATCAACTTACTTCAGTATTAAATGAAGGCCTAAGAGTGTCTGAAGATGACATGTTTAATGCCTGTAGTGGAGAAGGTGAGTACTAG
- the LOC143226683 gene encoding uncharacterized protein LOC143226683 encodes MRDWSFCESATFSESYSSHEQSEPVHSEKDLYSLFPPQDFLVFSNTPPVESARSNIAYLVFANSEPVRGFEEGTLQICFADLRQLLDLFMTWDWATYFHDYGQENSKYLRVNPQVAVVLLENISSISHFAAGCDTRKSSP; translated from the exons ATGAGAGACTGGTCGTTCTGTGAGTCAGCCACTTTCTCTGAAAGTTATTCAAGTCATGAACAGTCTGAACCTGTTCATTCCGAGAAAGATTTGTATAGCCTTTTTCCACCGCAGGATTTTCTCGTGTTTTCCAACACACCTCCTGTAGAGTCAGCTCGGTCTAATATTGCGTATTTAG TGTTTGCTAATTCAGAGCCTGTTAGAGGGTTTGAAGAAGGTACACTCCAGATATGCTTTGCTGATCTTAGGCAG cTTCTAGATCTTTTCATGACATGGGACTGGGCAACCTACTTTCATGACTATGGACAAGAAAATAGCAAGTATTTAAGGGTAAACCCACAAGTTGCTGTAGTTCTGCTTGAAAA TATATCTTCTATTTCCCACTTTGCTGCTGGATGTGACACAAGAAAATCATCCCCATGA